In Anaerolineales bacterium, one DNA window encodes the following:
- a CDS encoding response regulator transcription factor: protein MKIILCDDQAVIRDGLEMLLQLENDFQVVGSAQDGFEALELAAAKQPDLILMDLKMPGMNGIEATREIRKKFPHIKILVLTTYDDDEWVFDAIRAGASGYLLKDTPRQKIVEAIRGTMEGKSFVDPAVAGKLLHQVASHQTQPASTLMEKLTGRELDVLHLLAKGLTNIDIAAQLHLSEGTVRNHVSAILDKLGVSDRTQAAVLAIQHGL from the coding sequence ATGAAAATCATCCTCTGTGACGACCAGGCAGTCATCCGCGATGGATTGGAAATGCTTCTTCAGTTGGAGAACGATTTTCAGGTCGTCGGTTCCGCCCAGGACGGATTTGAAGCGCTCGAGCTCGCCGCCGCAAAACAGCCCGATCTGATCCTGATGGATTTGAAAATGCCGGGCATGAACGGCATCGAAGCCACTCGCGAGATCCGTAAAAAATTTCCCCATATCAAAATTCTCGTCCTCACCACCTACGATGACGATGAATGGGTCTTCGACGCCATCCGCGCCGGGGCATCGGGGTATTTGCTCAAAGACACGCCGCGCCAGAAAATCGTCGAAGCCATTCGTGGCACAATGGAAGGCAAATCCTTCGTCGATCCCGCCGTCGCGGGCAAACTGCTCCATCAAGTTGCCAGCCATCAGACCCAACCCGCATCCACCCTGATGGAGAAACTCACCGGGCGGGAATTGGATGTGCTGCACCTGCTCGCGAAAGGACTGACCAACATCGATATTGCCGCCCAACTGCATCTTTCCGAGGGGACCGTCAGAAACCACGTCAGCGCGATTTTGGATAAATTGGGGGTATCTGACAGGACCCAGGCGGCAGTCCTTGCCATTCAACACGGTTTGTAG
- a CDS encoding cytochrome c3 family protein, with protein sequence MIKRTFDWLIQPLGLIAVGIAFLALFSLAAYGIYETQQTPEQPIQFPHRTHVAFGIQCLYCHPGAARGPAAGIPSQSTCWGCHEQIAKTQTSLLLKPLKDAVESGTPIEWVPVAIVPDFVQFNHRAHVAAGQNCENCHGDMTKVTIAENPQVMNMGWCLTCHVESAGDDHEKLIKLADCGTCHY encoded by the coding sequence ATGATCAAAAGAACCTTTGACTGGCTGATACAGCCTCTCGGCTTGATTGCGGTGGGGATCGCGTTCCTGGCGTTGTTCAGCCTTGCGGCGTATGGTATTTACGAAACCCAGCAGACGCCTGAACAGCCCATTCAATTCCCTCACCGCACGCATGTTGCCTTTGGCATCCAGTGCCTGTACTGCCATCCTGGCGCGGCGCGCGGTCCAGCCGCCGGTATCCCTTCCCAATCCACGTGCTGGGGCTGCCATGAGCAAATTGCAAAAACACAGACAAGCCTGTTACTTAAACCATTGAAGGATGCCGTGGAAAGCGGCACGCCCATCGAATGGGTGCCGGTCGCCATCGTGCCGGATTTCGTCCAGTTCAACCACCGCGCCCACGTTGCGGCGGGCCAGAATTGCGAGAATTGTCACGGCGACATGACCAAGGTGACCATTGCTGAAAACCCCCAGGTCATGAACATGGGCTGGTGTCTGACCTGTCATGTCGAATCCGCGGGAGACGACCATGAAAAACTGATCAAACTTGCCGATTGCGGCACGTGTCATTATTAA
- a CDS encoding 4Fe-4S dicluster domain-containing protein: MATLSDLKISEVKLSTEESGKWGMVIDQDICTGCQACVAACAMENNLSFVGEEDAGYGRSMHWIRIERFWEGEYPEVKMTPNQPMMCQQCGSAPCEPVCPAFATVHSQAEQLNLQVYNRCVGTRYCANNCPYQVRSFNWRDYERPEPLPNQLNPDVTVRRRGIMEKCTFCIQRIHHAQDQAKAEGREVMDGEFTTACAQACPANAITFGRMDDPKSLVSQLAKRQGGGKHLEELGTLPNVTYFKGE; the protein is encoded by the coding sequence ATGGCGACTTTGAGCGATTTGAAGATTTCTGAAGTAAAACTAAGCACGGAGGAATCCGGCAAGTGGGGGATGGTCATCGACCAGGATATTTGCACGGGCTGTCAGGCCTGTGTGGCCGCGTGCGCGATGGAGAATAATCTTTCCTTCGTCGGCGAGGAGGATGCGGGCTACGGACGTTCCATGCACTGGATCCGCATCGAACGTTTCTGGGAGGGTGAATATCCCGAAGTGAAGATGACACCCAACCAGCCGATGATGTGCCAGCAGTGCGGAAGCGCACCCTGTGAACCTGTCTGCCCGGCGTTTGCCACCGTGCACTCACAGGCGGAACAGTTGAACCTGCAGGTGTATAACCGCTGTGTCGGCACGCGTTATTGCGCGAACAACTGCCCGTACCAGGTGCGTTCGTTCAACTGGCGCGACTACGAACGTCCCGAACCGCTGCCGAATCAACTGAACCCGGATGTGACCGTGCGGCGGCGCGGCATCATGGAAAAATGCACCTTCTGCATCCAGCGCATCCACCACGCGCAGGACCAGGCAAAGGCGGAGGGACGCGAAGTGATGGATGGCGAATTCACCACCGCCTGTGCGCAAGCCTGCCCGGCAAACGCCATCACCTTTGGTCGCATGGATGATCCCAAGTCGCTTGTTTCCCAACTGGCGAAGCGACAGGGCGGCGGGAAACATCTTGAAGAACTCGGCACGCTTCCAAACGTGACCTACTTCAAGGGAGAGTAA
- a CDS encoding DUF3341 domain-containing protein, translating to MAESKVDILAVFPDLEPAADAIEHLRSMGVHDECMNVISGVPVTEAMLGRPNQWTNVPRIALGGAILGFLGGAFLMFVSPYLYPYPIQVSSQYPVPGPPTVVVLFELTMLGMLLSTFLGVFLDSFFPNYRPMKYVPEVSDGKIAILVECSHVEEKKVTDALRKLGAESVRPAEAQHL from the coding sequence ATGGCTGAATCCAAAGTTGATATTTTGGCGGTCTTTCCGGACCTCGAACCTGCCGCCGACGCCATTGAGCATCTCCGCTCCATGGGCGTCCATGACGAGTGCATGAACGTCATCTCCGGCGTTCCCGTCACCGAAGCCATGCTCGGACGTCCCAATCAATGGACGAACGTGCCGCGCATTGCACTTGGCGGGGCGATCCTTGGGTTTTTGGGCGGGGCGTTCCTGATGTTTGTCTCCCCATACCTGTACCCGTATCCCATTCAAGTCAGTTCGCAGTACCCTGTTCCTGGTCCCCCAACCGTTGTGGTTCTCTTCGAACTGACCATGCTCGGCATGCTGCTTTCCACCTTCCTCGGCGTATTTTTGGACAGCTTCTTTCCCAACTACCGCCCGATGAAATACGTGCCCGAGGTGAGCGACGGGAAGATCGCCATCCTGGTCGAATGTTCGCATGTGGAAGAAAAGAAGGTTACGGATGCCTTGAGAAAATTGGGCGCTGAATCCGTGAGACCTGCGGAGGCCCAACACCTATGA
- a CDS encoding cytochrome c, with the protein MRLFKQLVFVFFALGILVSVLMIFTYDVIKIDWVVFMEIQDSYGTQEKPLQVPARSIPIEGPAYVPGAGAPANPVPADEASLARGVQLFGIHCQMCHGEAGQGNGPIAAFLVQKKPADLSGALVQDKDDGTLFLTISNGFGLMPPLNGNLTVRERWDVVNYIRTLKAAEGQ; encoded by the coding sequence ATGAGACTTTTCAAACAACTCGTTTTCGTATTTTTCGCGCTTGGCATCCTTGTCAGCGTATTGATGATCTTCACCTACGATGTGATCAAGATTGACTGGGTCGTCTTCATGGAGATCCAGGATTCGTATGGCACGCAGGAGAAACCATTGCAGGTGCCGGCGCGGTCCATTCCCATCGAGGGTCCCGCCTACGTGCCCGGTGCGGGGGCGCCTGCCAACCCTGTCCCTGCGGATGAAGCCTCCCTCGCGCGTGGTGTGCAACTCTTCGGCATCCATTGTCAGATGTGTCACGGCGAGGCAGGGCAGGGCAATGGTCCGATTGCCGCCTTCCTGGTACAGAAAAAACCCGCCGACCTTTCCGGTGCCCTTGTTCAAGACAAGGACGACGGCACGCTTTTTCTCACGATCAGCAACGGCTTTGGCCTGATGCCGCCCCTGAATGGAAACCTCACGGTTCGCGAACGCTGGGACGTGGTCAATTACATCCGCACGCTCAAAGCGGCGGAAGGACAATAG
- a CDS encoding sensor histidine kinase, whose translation MHPSDDSTRILRIAAWIWPGFLLGMALMDFMLYMPQIQRLLGGAAYFDPGPQNQPLLPNQTLPPRPLLLPVYLFYLANGLVALLFLLLAHWDEFKDRLAGNYYLLMVLIISAAPILINVLVVPRFPQGPLSNAEGMALRQLPVLFVALALVAWEYELAHVIFFSLATTTLELGLIVFNTFEYRNLFVFLFIAIIRTISFIAVGVFIIALVTRLRNQQESLREANANLTHYASTLEQLAVSRERNRLARELHDTLAHSLTALSVSLETAKAYFDIDSEKTRELIDTSLHATRKGVEDTRRALRALRSSDLEDLGLRLAIKKMAESTAARLLLDLELALQDPMPSLSPDVEQTIFRIAQEAIENIAKHSHAKKFSIHLSNDGQTTLVIKDDGAGFNLKSKGPTGHFGLVGMRERADLAGGRLKIESEKDKGTRVVLTI comes from the coding sequence ATGCATCCCAGCGATGACTCCACCCGCATTCTGCGCATTGCCGCCTGGATCTGGCCCGGCTTTCTACTGGGCATGGCACTGATGGATTTCATGCTTTACATGCCGCAAATCCAACGATTGCTTGGCGGGGCCGCATACTTCGACCCCGGTCCACAAAACCAGCCCCTGCTTCCAAATCAAACGCTTCCGCCACGTCCTTTGCTGTTGCCCGTTTATCTTTTTTACCTTGCGAACGGCCTGGTGGCATTGCTCTTTCTTTTACTTGCCCACTGGGATGAGTTCAAAGATAGACTTGCAGGCAATTATTATCTGCTGATGGTGCTCATTATTTCCGCGGCGCCCATCCTCATCAACGTGCTGGTCGTGCCGCGCTTCCCGCAAGGTCCGCTCTCCAATGCGGAGGGGATGGCGCTTCGTCAACTGCCGGTCTTATTCGTTGCGCTCGCGCTGGTGGCGTGGGAATATGAACTTGCACACGTCATCTTTTTCAGTCTCGCCACCACCACACTCGAACTCGGTCTGATCGTTTTCAATACCTTTGAATATCGTAATCTTTTTGTCTTTCTTTTTATCGCCATCATTCGCACGATCAGTTTCATTGCTGTCGGGGTTTTTATCATTGCGTTGGTTACACGTTTGCGAAATCAGCAAGAATCGCTTCGCGAGGCAAATGCAAACCTCACGCACTATGCGTCCACGCTGGAACAGCTTGCCGTGAGCCGCGAGCGCAACCGTCTCGCCCGCGAACTGCATGACACCCTTGCCCATTCGCTCACAGCATTGTCCGTTTCACTCGAAACTGCCAAGGCCTACTTTGACATTGATTCCGAAAAGACCCGTGAATTGATCGACACATCCCTTCACGCCACTCGCAAAGGCGTGGAGGATACCCGCCGCGCCCTGCGGGCACTGCGTTCATCAGATTTGGAAGACTTGGGCCTCCGTCTCGCCATCAAAAAAATGGCCGAATCCACCGCTGCCCGCCTCCTCCTGGACCTGGAACTGGCTTTGCAGGATCCCATGCCTTCGCTCAGCCCGGATGTAGAGCAGACTATCTTCCGCATTGCCCAGGAAGCCATCGAGAACATTGCCAAACATTCACACGCAAAAAAGTTCAGCATCCACTTGTCAAACGACGGGCAGACCACCCTTGTCATTAAGGATGACGGCGCCGGCTTTAATCTGAAATCAAAAGGGCCCACAGGTCACTTTGGGCTGGTCGGTATGCGCGAACGCGCCGATCTCGCCGGCGGACGTTTGAAGATTGAAAGTGAAAAAGACAAAGGGACACGAGTTGTGTTGACGATATAA
- a CDS encoding response regulator transcription factor produces the protein MIRVSIVSPNHALRVGLHEMLAGQPGISVVGEAVNLERVNENETDVVVFAPLSSVPLGNGNKGYAILFLTDDIDSVRSLLNSKARIWGVLPADATEDELSAAVRAVGEGLWVGAPGLVERLMRLLRAGESTGKESLIEPLTAREKEVLQLMAQGLANKQIALALGISEHTVKFHLSALYAKLGISSRTEAVKRGIELGLISL, from the coding sequence TTGATACGGGTTTCCATTGTCTCGCCGAACCATGCTTTGCGGGTTGGCTTGCATGAAATGCTGGCCGGTCAGCCTGGGATCAGCGTGGTGGGCGAGGCGGTGAATCTTGAACGTGTAAATGAAAACGAGACTGATGTGGTGGTGTTTGCCCCGCTCTCTTCTGTTCCGTTGGGGAACGGCAATAAGGGGTACGCGATATTGTTTTTGACAGATGATATAGATTCAGTCCGGTCTTTGTTGAATTCCAAGGCGCGTATCTGGGGTGTGCTTCCTGCGGATGCTACGGAAGATGAACTGTCAGCGGCAGTCCGTGCAGTGGGGGAGGGGCTTTGGGTCGGCGCACCAGGCCTGGTCGAACGGTTGATGCGATTGCTTCGAGCAGGGGAATCTACGGGCAAAGAGTCCCTGATTGAGCCGTTGACTGCGCGGGAGAAGGAAGTCCTGCAATTGATGGCGCAAGGGTTGGCGAATAAGCAGATCGCGCTTGCGCTGGGCATCAGCGAGCATACGGTCAAGTTTCATCTTTCGGCTTTGTATGCCAAGTTGGGGATTTCGAGTCGCACGGAGGCAGTCAAGCGCGGTATCGAACTTGGGTTGATATCATTGTAA
- the nrfD gene encoding polysulfide reductase NrfD — MAYAKKEMENARVEHSAHSEEHFREKHLMLDPLPRGKMNEMVMESMHHTTWKFWVVFGVLSAVTVYTLFYSWGVMIAEGLGVAGVNRPVYWGIFLVNTVFWIGISHAGTFISAILRVFKAEFRRPFTRAAELMTTFGLVQAGFSIFMHMGRIWLAYWLMPYPNQRMLWPNFHSPLSWDLLAITTYLLSSTMYLFLPLIPDVAMARDRSTGWRKTLYKVLALGFRGTEGEWTHLRNAMNIFAFAIIPVMFSVHTIVSWDFAVATRPGWSSTIFGPYFVIGALHSGMGAVVVVLAIVRSTMKHMKYFIRAEHFDAIGKLMLIISMSWAYFFFNDYMIQWYGGDKWTKQLLHFHEAGPLGWMWFAMLILNIAIPWAILWNAKWRSIPWLISVVGIAINVGMWFERYIIIPISLSINRMPFTWRMYEPGIEIPLGIGTLTFFILLYMAASKLIPLIPVWEVQEGQMAHELKKFGRETVVTVSELE; from the coding sequence ATGGCCTACGCTAAAAAAGAAATGGAAAATGCTCGCGTTGAGCATTCTGCTCACAGTGAAGAGCATTTCCGCGAAAAACATTTGATGCTTGACCCGCTTCCGCGCGGGAAAATGAACGAAATGGTGATGGAGTCCATGCACCATACCACCTGGAAATTCTGGGTGGTGTTTGGGGTACTCTCTGCCGTGACGGTGTATACGCTCTTCTATTCATGGGGTGTCATGATCGCGGAGGGCCTTGGTGTGGCCGGCGTCAATCGCCCGGTTTATTGGGGTATCTTTCTCGTCAACACCGTGTTTTGGATCGGCATCAGCCATGCAGGCACGTTCATCTCAGCGATCTTGCGTGTGTTCAAGGCGGAGTTTCGCCGCCCGTTCACACGTGCCGCAGAATTGATGACCACCTTCGGCCTGGTGCAGGCTGGGTTCAGCATCTTCATGCACATGGGCCGCATTTGGCTTGCCTACTGGCTCATGCCCTATCCGAACCAGCGCATGTTGTGGCCCAACTTCCACTCCCCGCTTTCCTGGGATTTGCTTGCCATCACAACCTACCTGCTTTCCTCCACCATGTACCTCTTCCTGCCGCTCATCCCGGATGTGGCCATGGCGCGCGATCGTTCGACCGGCTGGCGCAAGACCCTCTACAAGGTGCTTGCGCTCGGGTTCCGCGGAACGGAGGGCGAGTGGACCCATCTCCGCAACGCCATGAACATCTTTGCATTTGCCATCATCCCGGTCATGTTCTCGGTACATACCATCGTTTCCTGGGACTTTGCCGTTGCTACGCGGCCCGGCTGGTCATCCACCATCTTCGGTCCCTACTTCGTGATCGGCGCTTTGCACTCCGGCATGGGCGCCGTGGTCGTGGTGCTGGCCATCGTTCGCAGCACGATGAAACACATGAAATATTTCATCCGGGCCGAACATTTCGACGCCATCGGCAAGCTCATGCTCATCATCTCGATGAGCTGGGCATATTTCTTCTTCAATGACTACATGATCCAATGGTACGGCGGCGACAAGTGGACGAAGCAGTTGCTTCACTTCCACGAAGCCGGTCCGCTCGGTTGGATGTGGTTCGCGATGCTGATCCTTAACATTGCAATCCCTTGGGCGATCCTTTGGAACGCGAAATGGCGTTCCATCCCCTGGTTGATCTCCGTCGTCGGCATCGCCATCAATGTGGGCATGTGGTTCGAGCGGTACATCATCATTCCGATCTCGCTTTCCATTAACCGCATGCCCTTCACCTGGCGTATGTACGAGCCCGGCATCGAAATTCCGCTCGGCATCGGTACGCTGACCTTTTTCATCCTGCTTTACATGGCGGCATCCAAACTGATACCGCTCATCCCCGTCTGGGAAGTGCAGGAAGGTCAGATGGCTCACGAACTCAAGAAATTTGGACGCGAGACCGTTGTCACGGTCAGCGAATTGGAATAG
- a CDS encoding molybdopterin-dependent oxidoreductase: protein MSEQFSRRDFLKLAGLGAATTAILTGCGPASRYVKREPYMQMPEYNYNGQSTYYATTCRECAAGCGLIVRTMQGRAIKTEGNANHPLNLGKTCARGQATLHGLYNPDRVTDPIKAGSPTPMGWDTAIQVVADALKNNNPEEIAFLMGMTPDHLFDLVSDLADATGMNAPIRFGALGMFESRVTLSKAAENLFGVAGLPFFDVGGAQVVFSFGANFLETWLSPVSYTRGFAGLREGVTKQRGKLVQFEARMSATGGKADEWIPLRPGTEALVVLAIGRLAAELKGGSMPRAFSGVDVLDAASRSGVKLETLEHLATMFANSTGALAIPGGAALGQSNGLAVAEAVLALNALVDNFGRPGGLYLSALAPNETDDHRPASAKEMQEFVQKMTDGKFKVLFVHGVNPFFELPNSLGFRSASKNVPLLISFSTFPDETAREANYIFPDHHGLESWGYQRVATGADQPVLSGAQPVVSPFYNTRATADVLIAAAQLAGGKFSQALPFKDEVEFLQGKAASLMNEANGSFSAPDILTFMAYFQQHGGWWKTSEGRGIPDAAGVLNRNLSGDAAEFAGEGEFFFVPFVSPTLAEAGANKPWLQELPDPTTTVMWNTWLEMNPKTARDLHIENDDVVRVVSAAGAVELPVYLYPAIRPDTVAMPFGQGHTAYGRYAEGRGINPNDLLGQHFNEAGDLAFAGMKVSIEKTGRKQHLSRLESMIGVYGEGMGEEH, encoded by the coding sequence ATGAGCGAACAATTTTCCCGGCGTGATTTTCTGAAACTGGCTGGTTTGGGCGCGGCGACGACTGCGATCCTTACCGGGTGTGGTCCTGCTTCGCGGTACGTTAAACGCGAGCCGTACATGCAGATGCCCGAGTACAACTACAACGGTCAGAGCACATATTACGCCACTACATGCCGCGAATGTGCGGCAGGCTGCGGACTCATCGTCCGCACCATGCAAGGGCGCGCGATCAAGACCGAAGGCAATGCGAACCATCCGCTCAACCTCGGAAAGACCTGCGCGCGCGGACAGGCAACCCTGCACGGTTTGTACAATCCGGACCGTGTCACCGACCCGATCAAGGCAGGCTCTCCCACCCCCATGGGTTGGGACACTGCCATTCAGGTGGTTGCTGACGCCCTCAAGAATAACAATCCCGAGGAGATCGCCTTCCTGATGGGCATGACTCCCGACCATCTATTTGATCTCGTCTCCGACCTGGCGGATGCAACAGGCATGAACGCCCCGATCCGTTTTGGCGCGTTGGGCATGTTCGAATCCCGCGTCACCCTCAGCAAAGCTGCCGAGAATCTTTTTGGCGTAGCCGGCCTGCCCTTCTTTGATGTGGGCGGGGCGCAGGTTGTCTTTTCCTTTGGGGCGAACTTCCTCGAGACCTGGCTCTCACCCGTTTCTTACACGCGCGGATTTGCCGGCCTGCGCGAAGGCGTGACGAAACAACGCGGCAAACTGGTCCAATTTGAAGCGCGGATGTCCGCGACGGGCGGCAAGGCGGACGAATGGATTCCGCTTCGCCCCGGGACCGAGGCGCTGGTTGTCCTTGCCATCGGCAGACTCGCCGCTGAATTAAAAGGCGGATCGATGCCGCGCGCGTTCTCAGGTGTGGATGTGTTGGATGCAGCCTCCAGATCCGGCGTGAAACTTGAAACCCTCGAACACCTTGCCACGATGTTTGCGAATTCAACAGGTGCGCTTGCCATCCCCGGCGGCGCGGCGCTCGGTCAGAGCAATGGACTTGCGGTTGCCGAAGCTGTGCTTGCCCTGAACGCCCTCGTGGATAATTTCGGGCGACCCGGCGGCTTGTATCTCTCAGCGCTGGCTCCCAACGAGACTGACGATCACCGTCCCGCCTCCGCGAAGGAAATGCAGGAATTTGTGCAGAAGATGACGGATGGCAAATTCAAGGTGCTGTTCGTGCATGGCGTCAACCCTTTCTTTGAACTGCCCAACTCCCTTGGTTTTCGCAGTGCGAGTAAAAATGTACCGCTGTTGATCTCTTTCTCCACCTTCCCCGATGAAACGGCACGCGAAGCGAATTACATCTTCCCCGATCATCACGGGCTTGAATCCTGGGGTTACCAGCGTGTAGCCACCGGTGCGGATCAACCTGTGCTTTCGGGCGCTCAGCCTGTGGTTTCGCCCTTCTACAATACCCGCGCCACTGCGGATGTGTTGATCGCCGCCGCGCAACTGGCTGGCGGAAAATTTTCCCAAGCCCTGCCTTTCAAGGATGAGGTTGAATTCCTGCAGGGCAAGGCAGCCTCTTTGATGAACGAGGCAAATGGCTCCTTCTCTGCGCCTGATATTCTCACGTTCATGGCATATTTCCAACAGCATGGCGGCTGGTGGAAAACCTCCGAAGGGCGCGGAATCCCGGATGCAGCAGGTGTGCTTAATCGCAATCTCAGCGGTGATGCGGCAGAGTTTGCCGGCGAAGGCGAGTTCTTCTTTGTCCCGTTCGTCTCACCGACACTGGCGGAGGCGGGCGCTAACAAGCCCTGGCTCCAGGAGCTTCCCGACCCGACCACCACCGTGATGTGGAACACCTGGCTGGAGATGAATCCCAAGACCGCCCGCGACCTGCACATCGAGAACGACGATGTCGTGCGCGTGGTGAGCGCTGCCGGGGCTGTGGAACTGCCCGTGTATCTATACCCAGCCATTCGTCCCGATACCGTGGCGATGCCCTTCGGTCAGGGTCACACTGCCTACGGACGGTATGCCGAGGGGCGGGGCATCAATCCCAATGATTTGCTGGGTCAGCATTTCAATGAAGCGGGCGACCTTGCCTTTGCGGGCATGAAAGTCAGTATCGAAAAGACTGGAAGGAAACAACATCTTTCACGCCTTGAGAGCATGATAGGCGTTTATGGCGAAGGCATGGGAGAGGAGCACTAA
- a CDS encoding trypsin-like peptidase domain-containing protein, whose product MSKNIFTELSDAMANAAEQAGKSTMLVDARRRMPASGTAIAEDLILTADHVVERDEDIKILLGDGTELSARVAGRDPGTDLAVLKLDSASATPADVAKTPARVGQFVLAIGRPSKEGIESSFGTVNAVGGPVRTGRGGMLEKYIKTDVVSYPGFSGGPLINTEGQVYGINTSGFRSGGAVTIPADVAWKTAETLAKHGRIKRGYLGIRSQTVNIPADVQSELKREQETGLLIVGLEADSPAGRAGLIVGDILVGIAGEAIEHHDELFTRLSGDVIGKSTVMDVLRGGILQVVSVVVGER is encoded by the coding sequence ATGAGCAAAAACATTTTTACTGAACTTTCAGATGCGATGGCTAACGCCGCAGAGCAAGCAGGCAAATCCACCATGCTGGTGGATGCGCGCCGCCGCATGCCCGCCAGCGGAACTGCCATTGCAGAAGACCTGATCCTGACCGCCGACCATGTGGTGGAACGTGACGAAGACATCAAAATTCTTCTCGGTGACGGGACGGAACTCTCTGCCCGCGTCGCTGGTCGGGACCCTGGAACTGACCTCGCTGTCCTGAAATTGGACTCCGCCTCAGCCACTCCTGCCGACGTTGCAAAGACACCTGCACGCGTGGGACAGTTCGTACTGGCAATCGGACGCCCCTCCAAAGAGGGAATCGAATCCAGTTTTGGCACGGTCAATGCGGTTGGCGGTCCGGTCCGCACCGGGCGCGGCGGGATGCTCGAAAAATACATCAAAACCGACGTGGTCTCCTACCCCGGATTTTCGGGTGGACCGCTGATCAACACCGAGGGACAGGTGTATGGCATCAATACCTCCGGCTTCCGCAGCGGTGGCGCGGTTACCATCCCTGCCGATGTGGCGTGGAAGACAGCTGAAACCCTCGCCAAACACGGCAGGATCAAACGCGGCTACCTCGGCATCCGCAGTCAGACGGTCAACATCCCTGCCGATGTGCAATCGGAATTGAAGCGGGAGCAGGAGACGGGCCTCTTAATTGTTGGTTTGGAAGCGGATAGCCCTGCAGGCAGAGCCGGATTAATCGTTGGCGATATCCTGGTAGGGATTGCCGGGGAAGCCATCGAGCATCATGATGAGTTGTTCACCCGCCTGAGTGGTGACGTGATTGGAAAATCCACAGTCATGGATGTCCTGCGCGGCGGCATATTACAGGTTGTGAGTGTGGTCGTTGGAGAAAGATAA